ttgtattaagggtaaaatatgtaaatgaagttgtaactaataaaatattttaaataattattagcttttgaaaaaaaaaaattcactttcacttaaaaataaatagacaaaatattaattaattcacTTTCAttatcaattataaaaattgtcATTATCAATTGCTTGGAGCTtatcattatcaaaaaaataattaattcactttcattataatttttttaaaacaacacaaacttATCATTATCAATTGTGAAAATCGTCATAACGACACTTAAATGATGtaataattatcaatatatatatatatatatatatatatggcttaTTAAATAAAATGGAGTAAGCGTGACCACCAAGGTTTCTAGCAATTTAACATAACTTCCTCGGATCCATAATTAGTGTCTGCGAAGCTGCGACCACTGCGTTATAAAAAAACGGagtaaacaaaatagaaaatctgATTTGGAAAATGCATCTATATGACAAAATTATTTCAGAACTGTCTCATCTCATGTTAGTAAAAAATACACGcacaaaaaataagagaaagacTATACGCAtgctccaaagtccaaacacaTTTCAAATTATTGTAGCAATAAATCGacatttattttttcctctatactTTCTAAAATGTCTTGTTCAAGAAATACAATTTCTAGTCAGTTGTTTATTCATGATTACGCTTTTTGGGTAGGAGGAACCATACCACAAGACCCGCCACGCCTATTATAACAATCACGGCAAGGATGCCTATCAGAATCAACATTACCATATCCATTTTCACTTACTTGTTCTTCTCACTAACAATTGTTTATGTGTTTCTTGTgtagttttgtgtgtgttatgaatcttattatttatatatcttaaagTTGGAAGTACTCATAGCAATATAAAAAGTGgtattttataatcaaagagATCTTAACATTGGGTTCACATACCCAACTTTGcagatcatgacatgtgtctattatatctaatattaaaatacatgTCATATCTAATTTAGTGATAAcatatgttttaacttttaagtgaATCTAATAGTAAAGAGATCGTgacaatattatataaattgtaacatttgtcaaaaaaaattcagtaaaacttataaaaaataatatatgtgcatctgagagaagaattttttttttaaaaaagaagaaaatttaacatatatatatatatatatatatatatatttctaattgaagaaataataaaaattcaccAAAATCAGTTATTTATTGATGTAAATATATGTTATGCATTGTCTAATGAATTAATGATATTCAAATCACTTTAGctttaatttatacatatatatatatatatatatatatatatttcttcttttttttatatatatatttttatcatcttatacaaaattactatttaaaaatatatatatattgatatatataaactaaatgtACTTTATTCTCATgagaactattttttttttgttttaaactaaattattaaagaagaaaataatctgAATATCTGATTATCTTTCTCTTCATggatttcaactttttttttatatatagaaattatatatttattggcCTTCACAAATATTGGCTAGGCTTTGAAtaataacatagaattttttcaaatttttcaaaacattatCATATGTACTTGATATACTTGACactttgacatgtgtcacaatTATATGAGTTACCAACTTTCAAAACTAAACTTTATGTAATAAGATTaacatttatcttcttcttttttttctggtcaaagaCTACTATAACATTATATCGAAAACCTATCTTATTATGGTAGATAATTTATTAGCATTTAAATCTGAAGATATCTTTTAGGCTATATAAATATCTTCTAAGTTCTTAAACAGAAAATTGGTTATAtccgtaaaaaaaaattatatatcaatattaacatttttgcagcagttttatCAAAGTAGTCTTGGAgtttgaaaatatttacaaCTCAATGCCATTAGCATTTATTATCCATACAACTGAATTAAAAAATgctaacaataattaatatattaaaagtaaatctTTGATATTAACAATGGATATGGAAATATTTTTGGTTGAATCGTTaagtaagaaacaaattaatgaCATATTTTCCATATATTCCACGATTAGAACATTGCCTAAATCAAATCACCACACATAAAAGAATATTACCTAATCGGATTTGGTAGGACAGCCTTTTAAAGATAACTAAATATGAACaatacttatatatacatgtatctAAACAGTCTTTACAATTATAACCAaacatgatttatttttcactaCGAAATACAGTTTTTCatataacttttaataattaatagtttatatatttaaagaatttgttaagattttaaattatgattcttctaTCATATTTGTTTGCTCTTTCATGATATAACATTAATgtaacaatattttttcctgcatttgttgttatttgaattttgagaAAACGGGCATGTCTTACtcaagtaaataataaaattgtgtTTAACCTCTCACATCTGACTgaacaaaaatgaatataaatctgaaatattaaagtcatatcatatcataaatgagaaaaaaatgaatataaatctgAATGAAAAGTGAGTTTAACTTAACAAGCAAGATTTTATCTGGTTCTTTGTCTTCCTTCTTTAGATGAACAGTTAGTTATTCtagatataataaattttgaatttcaaaaagttcaaaatattataaatacttacacttatttaaaaaaaatatcacatacagagttatatatttatatggcGGAAATAGTTTgagttaatattaatattaatttaaaattatcatTAACTGTTATACATGTTGAATCATAAGTTCATTATTGTGTTATTactatcaataataaaatattaaacatatttaattaagttgattaaattacggttaaataaaaataatttacttcTGTAAAATATTGTGGGTTAAATCCTAAAactaacaatcaaaatacatttatacaattttaaacactatataaaacaaacataattaacaaataaatgtaacttgaaatttttttaaaatagttttaaaaaattgtcagcgggttaaaatctagttatgaTTGAATAGCAAATCACTTGGATTAAATGTCAAATCTTGCATATAGTATCTGTGAATGTTATACGGTCTACTTGCATCATTGAATAGCAAATCACTTGGATTAAATGTCAAAACGCAAATACTCTGTATTGTCCTATATCAATCATCTCACACTCTTTTTCTACCTATTCCTATAGATTGTTCATAgttgtttgtaccggggattgcagaatttaaacaaataaagattttgtgggaaagagcaagcaagttcttttattaatcggggaaaacgtgagatcgtcacttaaaacaAGTCGGGGtagagcttgttagttcacaAGCGAACTAGCGAGCTTAAAGtgacgaactgaaaacaagaacgaattatacgaaagacaatagcagttttcgatgcaaagtattgctctataggtattgtccgcgggtcaggatggtgatcccaataaatgctttctccttttataggggactgttgacctagggatgtctagggttttcgtcgtgaattcccgagattgccctttcGCGGGAATTAGTGGACTTGCTCCCAATCTTGTCGGGCCGAGATCGTGATTAATGaatcttgttgggccgagtggcatattgggcgtagcccatatccaacaatagtgAAAAACTAAAATGAGCAAGTCATATGATTAAATTCCATTTCGATACCAGTCTGCCCGGTTCTCGGCTTCCATATGACTTCAAAGCAAACCTTCTCAGCAATTTGTTCTTCATCGTTCCAGCTTTAGGTCCGTACCTAGAACTTTGGTATCCCctgaaataaaaatgagaagcaTACCCCATTCGAAACTTCCACGAATCCCATTCGAAAAAGAGTAGAACAGGTCTTCTGAATCATGTATAAACCGTTACTCCACGATGTGATAGCTGACTTCCCAGTGGTATGGCATCTTCACTCCTACACATGTTTCTTTATCCGCTCCTTACTTACACAAAACATGAGCCACCGTACATTGCAAGACTATCCTCAAAAGATAGAGATAGCAACAATATTACAGAAGtcactaaaccaaaacaaaacctcaAATCATGGGAAGATACTGCAACTTACCGTACATGCCTGAACCTTAAACGAGACCACTATATCAACCCTTAAACATATGCCACACTACTAGTTTATATGTTCCACCTCCATAAATTGCTGACCCATATCCGGAGTTAATACCTAGATTCCAACCCTAGCTTATGTGATGTACAGAAAATACTAAGCAAATTTTCCTGTTTGGAATAAATAACTCACCAAATTTTcctgcatcatcatcaacacaaaAACTTACTCTCATAGCTCATAAGTGCtcccacaattttttttgttccaatgGTGTAGATTCCGTCAAAGTCAAACCATCGGTAAATGAATGAGACTAAATAGCACAACTTGTTCACATACTAGACATAAACGTATAAGCAGCTTGAGTGGAGACTAACTACCATAAAAAGTAAGAGCCAGAATTGTAACTTGTCAATTAGATTATAAACAGAAAACCAGAAACTAATCAGCTGTCTTGTTCAAAAGTTAATAATCTCTAATTTTCCTTTTGCCTGGTTGGTTGATGTGCAGTTGCACTAAGCTTGGAACATAAGAAGAGCACACAACTGGGTAACAGTATTCCTTCCAAACATATTCAAGCATGTATGATTTGTCAGGTTTTGAAAGATTAGGAGCTTCTCCAAAATCCGCAGATTTGTAGTATCCACCTTCCCCAAAGATGCGAGCTGTTTGGTAACGAGTCTGTTTATATTTGTAATCAAGATCGAAAACCACAGCAACTTTCTCCTCCTCGTCAATGAAAAACCTCCCAGCTCCAATGACAACATCAGAACCACGGAACGATCTCAAAAACTTGCTCCAAGACACTGCATTGGGATCAATCTTATTCGTAACCCAAAACTCATATACACTAGATATACTCCGGAGGTAAATAAACACAGCAAGCTTCTCTTCTCCAACACAAGACAAAGTCAAAGTCTGTGAACGATAAGAGTGAAACTGCAGAGGCAGAGGCAGACGCGGTCCAAATCTCTCActtataaaatcaaaacagagtaaactaTCTTCAATCTTTCTTCTCCCTCCTTCTCCTCCACTCACTTTAATCCTCTTTAGACCCAAAAACTAACTATTCCCTTTCAAAGACACACCACGTTGATGAAAAGGTATCTCCCAATCGTGAGTAACACAGTAAACCTTCCATGAATCAGAGCTTAAATCATATATTTCGTAACCAAGACAGCAAATCCTCAGAATTTTGTGGTTACGGTTCTTGTCATAACCAAGAGCATACCTGTCTGAGCTGTGGAAACTGGTTCTGGGTTGTATCCACTTCGTTTGACCCAAacactttatataaacaaagaatcaCATACCAAAAGCCCTGCGTTGTCCTTAACAACACATAGCAACAAGCCGTCACAGTGAAACAGTTTAGATATCTTCACTTGATCAAGTAAAGCTACCTGCTTTATAGATATATCGACCAAGTATTCTTCGTTTTGGATTCCGTTGAGATTGAATCTCACAGAACAAACTCTATAATCCATCATCATGAATCCCAAAAACTGCTGCTTCTCTGTTTTaccaaaaatctgatttttcgATAAAGCATTCCACTTTTTGCAAGTAGTTCGTATAGCTTTCAGAGATGTTACCGGaacacttattattattttttgttaagagGCTTTCAATTAATTatgcaaaaagaaacaaaagagttttAAGGCTAGAAGCCCAATACGGAACCAAAACCCATTACAGAAACTCATAGTTAGAGAAACAGAACTTGAACCAAGTTGAGATTGAACCAATAGTTAGAATCGAACCAGAAATATTGTTGAGAATTTAACCGCCTAACCACCTCCGATAATTGATGTCGAGTACGTCCAATAGAGGAAAGTGAAAATTTCCAGATCGCATCAAGAGTTAGGTCATTTGAGTGACGCCCTCTATAGAGCTCCAACGAACCAGTgatggagaagagagagagagagagagagagttgaggaTTAGTCTCACGGAAACTTGAAGCTCTGTTCCGGACTATCAAATTGAtttgtcgaagaagaagatcaggaGACTTAAAGGTGTTGCGATGGAGACGATTGTTCCTCTCCATCCAGATCGTGTAAATTGCCTCTTGCCAAGCTATCAAAAGCATCTTCTTTGCAACTCGAGTGGCTCTTTATTGTGGAAGATCAGCAAGGATCATAGACCAGTTGTTTGAGGAAGGGAAGGCACAACGTCTCGCTAATGCTGACCAGATTGACCAACTGTAAGGGCACTCAAAGAGGAGGTGATCCCGCGATTCAGGCATGGTTGCACATAGCAGGCAGAGTGGATCCACCTGCAGGCCCCAGTGAATGAGATGATCTCTCGTCGGGCAACGATTCAGCACAAACAGCCAAGTCAAGAACAAATGTTTTGGGATTCCTCCTGAGAACCAAACCACACTATGCCATGAGACATTGGGGAGCCTTTCTCTTAGTGCTGAGCAGATGGTGCCCGTGTTATGGCGATCTCTACATTGATCGTCAATCCACCAAAGGTAAGAGTTCGGCTTATCTGTTAGTGATAGGGTTGATAATTCGATTTGAAGATTAACCTGAGCTTCTGATCTTGCAGGCGGAAGTCGCCACACTACTTGTCGCCATAGGTCAGAGAGCCGAGTACCTCTGCGGATACCTATCTTGTAGAGtccatctccttgaaggtaTGTTTCCATCCTGCCTAGACTACTCCAATGATTCGTTCAGAATTGACAGGATTTACCATTTCCCAATTTTAACTTGATTCATGGATAAACATCTTCCCTTAACTTCAACAGCTTATTAGCTAACCAAGAGTATTTGTTATTAGGCTTGCGAGTCTAGAAGATGCTTATATTGTCGGCCAAGATTGCTCTCCAAAACCAAGCTACCCAAACTGAGTCAGAGCAAAAGAAGAGTAGCCAGATAAGTTTTATCATACATGCTTTGTTCCACACACACAAATCCCTAATCCCCAGTCCTCCTTCTTTCTTGTCAAGTAAAACTGTATCCCACGCCACTCTAGCCGTATGATGACCCTCAGTTGTTCCTTTCCAGAGAAAAACACTTGAAAGTGAATTCAGGATCTTTATACATTTCTTAGGCAGGACAAAGCTAGAACACCAGAAATTTGAAATGCCAGCAATCACCAAGTTCAACATTTGTAACCTGCCAGCAAATGAGAGTGACTTCGTGGACCAGGCGTTAAAACAACCCTTAATCTTTTGTATCAGCGGCGCACAATCCAGGAGACTTAGCTTCTTCGTACATAAAGATAATCCAAGGTATCTAATAGGTAATTGACCATGAGTAATTCCAGTTATAGTAACAATCTGATCAATTTCAGCCGGAGACAGACCTGAAGTGAAGAAACTAGTCTTGGGAAGACTAATAGCTAGACCAGAGACTTCttcaaactcttttaaaacaTGGAGGACACTTTGCAACGAGGAAACCGATCCATCTATGAAGATTAGTAGGTCATCCGCAAAACAGAGGTGAGTTAACTTCAGAACACTTGAGAGTATCTCCTCTACCAATTCATCCCACAGATCCGACATTGTCGTCATTCTCTCAAACTTCTACAGTGTGTCTCTCAAATCTCAACTTTTCCAAGTTTAAATCTGCCTACTGAATCAACCGAACCGACCGAACACAACTTTGTTAATTGGGCTTGTTATTAGGTTTTGTATTAGAATGTTTTAGtccattttctttatttttgtcgAATTTGGGTTTTAATTAACTAACCgaattagaagaaaacaatttggTCTTATCTTGGAATTGATTTTAAACTttacaaccgaaccgaatcaaatttttttggttcaatacGGTAGAActatagaaacaaaaagagaaaaaggagaaattggaaaaagaaaaaaggaaattttgtaacttttagttatatatattcgAATGTTGGAATTCTCAAATGTTAAGTGGtattggtttaatattttgttatgtagtCTTTCTCAACTCTGCAGCTAAATGTcgtcaaaattaataaaaaatataagctTATGAATATTAGTGAAAGTAACCGGGTTGTTGCTGAAAGATGATGAGCTTCAAATGATCTATACTACATTGTCCACTTAATACCTTTGAATCCAAATATAGTTCGAATTTGGGTAGATGTTGTGAAGATCAACGATGCAGCAGTGTGGAGGGAAACTTCTCAAATCGAAACAATGGAAGATGTAGTTGGCACTTCTATTGCATGGCCAGAGAACAGAGTGATTATTTGCCCCTAAGATTGAAGTCCTAGTGATTAACTGTTCTTCTCTTTCTATCTCTATTCACTTTATTATGAATGTTTTCAGACAtgatttttaagtttatatacGAGTTTGAACTTGGGTTTGTCAAGATCTTTAAGTATTATGTATGGATTATTTCCACAATTTGcaatacaataatatataaatattaataataccaTATGATTAAAATACAATAGCTAAAATGGCACAAATAAACGTTATAATACTGCAAAAACATAACACTACTACCAACATTATTATAGCTTAAAAACGATGatataaagtataaaacaaCGCTACTATATTGTcatcataaattttataattgcaCAAAAAACTGCCATAATAACCTATCACATGGCACAAATTCGACGCTACTATAGATAATACTATAGCATCAATAGTAGTGCTATCGTATATTGATTATCATAGCACGTAAATTAACGCTATATTAGATGGAAACGCTACCTTATGCCAATAATAGTGTTTTCGTGGTGCTATCAATacacatatttgttgtagtgttcTAAATCAGTGTTCGGAGAATGTATGAAGTCGCATAATGATGTACAGGGTCATTGGGTTGATGTAGAGATCATATGGGTCACAAAGTATCGTCATAAATAATTGGTTCCATAAAGTATTTATGATATATGCATTTAAACaattattgttaatagatatctacacatttattttattggtAATTATTATTAGATAATTAACTGTTACATAAATTGTTATTTAAACTATGTTTTTCTAGtagaaagaaaaggttatataaattgttacaatggataaattattttctagctatataatacaataatattaagTATTGCCAAATATTTGTTaagtttcttatgtttttttttaataacatatcTATAGGTCCTCAAGATGAACGCGGGCATAGTATACGACGCTAAATGAAGCGATATTTGTCGTACTTGAGAACAACAAGAGAAGATTTATCGTCTATGTAAATAAAGTGTTTACAAGGAAACATTGAAAGTGGGGAAATGAAAACGAATTTAATGCTCATAGGCGACCGTAGAGACATAACCATTCTCACTTGCAGTTTAAACACCAAGGATATATGGATAACTCCATCAAGAAATATGTCAtgcatggtaaaatatatgttttctctATTAGTagaatattatttgtttttgttctttatatATCATGGTGAAATGGAAATTCTTGATACAAATTACAGCTACTAACGCCAACGGATTTATGGCGCTAGACATTTGGTTCCAAAACATGTTTGGGCCCGCTAAGGAACATGTGGTTGCTCTCTGTGTAACTGCCGATGTTTCGGTCATATATCGCTGTTGAATAGATGGCTACCAGGAAACATTTTTTGCTGACAAACATCGACAGTTCTATCGTGATTGTTACATCACACGAACAGTTGACTTTATCTTTGGAGATGCTGCAACAATGTTTCAAAATTGTGAGATTGTGGCGCGATAGCATATGAACGGACAGAGCAACGTGCAGACGGCTCAAGGACGCACTGACCCAACCAAAACTCTGTCTTCTCGCTTTAAAAGTGTAATATAACAGCGAGCTTGGATCTTGCTCCGAGCAAATGAACAGTAAAATCTTTCTTAGGACGTCCATGACTTGTGTTTATATTATGTTTAGTAAATAAATGTAAGTCATTTGCGATATAAAAACTGgtaaaatatagattttgtattttctgttatttttgaagtaataaaatattataatgagaaattgagaaaactAAGTAACGTCCTTTAAgctaattatgtttttgaaaaaaaattatcatatcttttctttttggtcaaaagtTAGCATATTTAAACtaccaacaaaagaaaacattgaaaaatcaTTAAGATCATGATACATAATCTATAGCATATTTAAACtaccaacaaaagaaaacattgaaaaatcaTTAAGATCATGATACATAATCTATAGCATATTTAAACtaccaacaaaagaaaacattgaaaaatcaTTAAGATCATACATAATCTACTGTTAGATCTCACATATATGTGGGctatgatataattttatttaaatttgataaaatataaaatttgaaaattaagttAAATCATCCATAAAGATATATGAAATAATATTGAAtacgctatcaaatcattcaccaatttaaaatcttaagaaaattatattaatttcttattttgattctcttattttttatattatgttaattactCATTTTAACACATCAAAATTTGTAgactttaatcacttttctttataaatttatttttactacataatttacaataattaataatttcaattaaATTGCATATGTTTTCCCTATTAGTTGCATATATTTTCCCTATCagttgcacatattttcctattagTTGCACATATTTCcctattaaaattagtaaaatattatcttactttacattttttataattttgaaacattttcttttaaatttttaaaatttttcatataattttttaatagaacTTTTTCACTCgtgtcaaaatattatcgatatacttgACACTTTGACACGTGTTACTATTATATGAGTTACAACTTTGAATAAGCTCTTATATAATTAGATTAGcatttattcttattttttttctgttcaaaGACTAACATTGAAAACTCATCTTACTATGTCTATAATCTAGTAGCGTTAAAATATGAAGATATCGTTTAGCCAATATAATTCTCGTCTAAGTTCTCAAACATGTGAAACAGAAAAATGGTTATACTatccttataaaaaaaattgtattggtCTTTTTGCTGTATTACGTCTTGTTGACTCATGATATGCAAGATTTAATATTATGACTAGAGTAGTACTAATTTGTTGCCACAAGACCTTAAACCACTTTTATAATCTTATTACATAATTGCCATTATGAATTATTTTTGGATTAGAAAAACAGAAATTAGCGCTCatctaagtttttcttccaaagttagCATACATGATCACATTTTTCAAAAGTAGCATTTGTAtatccaaaaattattatttaatttaaatagcaaaattcagttttttaaaataaaactcacgattttatatttcataactCCAGCGAAGCTTGCGATGAAAATTCTGATCTAAGATCTTCATTTTCAATCTCAGATCTTGTCAATTAAGTGCCAAATCGATCAAGTGAAGCTTCAATAAAGTGCCAAAACAGATCATTATggaaggtcttcctaaaatTTAAGAATATCTTCTTAAAAGCTATGGAATTCttcataaacttttttaaattttttttttatgtgttttgccTTATTTTATCACATATTACTCCATTAGTGATGTATATGAATTTGATGTTGTGTACATATTGGTGTTTTACAATAAATGTAGCAAATTGGAATATCCAACATGATGATTCAGGAAGATCTTTCTAAACGCCAGTGACTTCTTCCTAAATGTCAAGAAGTCTTTCCTAAATTATAATTAGACTACCTATCTTATGTTTTGCCTTAATGTATCACAATCTAAAATATTACTTCACAATACATAAAGCTCAAACTGTAAACCTTATTAGCAAAATGTTGAAAAAGGAGAGAGACAACATCtgaaatcaacaacaacagttGACAAAAGGAGTTAGAGTATTTGTGAACCATTCGTAAATATTTGTGGATTCGGTTCAATACTAGTTAATTTAGTTTGGTATATATAATTTGGATCCATTACTAACCGGTTAACGTTGAAGGTCTTTGCAACGGCGAACATTTGTAACGCTGATGTGATCCAAATGGTGGGATTTGTTGGACGATGTGGCTTATCAGCCTATATGgctatattattattgattggGCAACACGAGCCTATATGGCAGTCTGATATTAAATAcag
The Camelina sativa cultivar DH55 chromosome 6, Cs, whole genome shotgun sequence genome window above contains:
- the LOC104698904 gene encoding F-box/kelch-repeat protein At3g13680-like; protein product: MDYRVCSVRFNLNGIQNEEYLVDISIKQVALLDQVKISKLFHCDGLLLCVVKDNAGLLRIKVSGGEGGRRKIEDSLLCFDFISERFGPRLPLPLQFHSYRSQTLTLSCVGEEKLAVFIYLRSISSVYEFWVTNKIDPNAVSWSKFLRSFRGSDVVIGAGRFFIDEEEKVAVVFDLDYKYKQTRYQTARIFGEGGYYKSADFGEAPNLSKPDKSYMLEYVWKEYCYPVVCSSYVPSLVQLHINQPGKRKIRDY